The nucleotide window TCGAGTTGTCGCTGAACACCGAGATCGTGGACACGAAAATGTACTGGCCCACGCGTCCCTTGAGCGCTTCACCGGCGCCGCGCACCCACAACGGATTGCGCGTGGGATTGTCGATCACGACGTCCCACGTGCCCTTCTTCAGTCCATCGTGCCCGCCGGCCACATTGCGATCGCCGATGATGCGCGGGACTTTCGGAAACAGCGTCGCGTTCGTCTTGCCGCGATTGAACAGCGTCACGTTGTGCTTCCGCGCCAGCGCGTACTCTACCTGATTCGGTCCGATGAATCCGGTGCCGCCCAGAATGAGAACGCGCAGCGGCTTCGGCTGCGCGCTCCCCGCTTCCGGGCGATACAGCACTGGTCGCACGCCGTCGGCGGTAAACGCCTGTGCGGCTGCGGGAAGACCAAGACCCACCGCGCCGCCGAGCAGCGCCGAGTGCTTCAGGAAGGTGCGGCGATCGAGGCTCATTTTCGGCGTCCGTCGAGTTGTTGGATGGTCTTCGTGGAAGCGGGACGTGTCTTGCGCAGCAGCGCCGATACTGATTCAGCACCCTTCAGGGCACGCAGCACGTTCTCGCCGGCGAGTCCCTTCAGTTCCGCATCGGTCCAGCCGCGCTTCAGCAGTTCGGCGAACAGCGTCGGATACGTTGAGACATCTTCGAGGCCCTGAACGGTTTCCGTGATGCCGTCGAAATCGCCGCCGATCCCCACGTGCGCCGCACCGGCGATCTTCTTGATGTGATCGAGATGATCGGCCACGTCACTGATCGTCGCGATCGGTGTGGGGTGCGCCTGACGCCACGGCGCGAAGGCCTTGAACTGCGAATCGTTGTCGTTCGGGAAGCGCTTGATGAGCGAATCCCGGATGGCGGTGACCTGCGCGCCATAGTTCGCCACCGACTGCGACACGAAGCCGGGCACGAACGTCATCATCACCACGCCGCCGTTCTTGGGCAGGCGCGAGAGAATGGAGTCGGGCACGTTGCGCGGCACATCGGTGACACCGCGCGCCGCGGCATGTGACCAGATCACCGGCGCTTCCGACACCGACAGCGCCTGACTCATCACCGCCGGTGACGTATGCGCCAGATCGACCATCATGCCGAGCCGGTTCATCTCGCGCACGACTTCCTTGCCGAAAGCGGTGAGGCCGTTGTTGCGTGGCACATCGTTCGCGGCGTCGGCCCAATCGAGCGTCACATTGTGCGTGAGCGTCATGTAGCGCGCGCCGAGTTCGTAGTACGAGCGCAAGGCGCCCAGCGAATTCTCGATCGCGTGTCCGCCTTCCATGCCCAGCAGGGAGCCGATCTTCCCCTGCGCATACGCCTTGCGCACATCGGCCGCGGTGAACGCCGGTACGAACACATCCGGATAGCGCGCAATCGTGCGCTTGGCGATGTCGATCTGCTCGAGTTGAATGCGCGCGTAGCCCGAGTCGCGTACTTCGCCAGGGATGTACACCGACCAGAACTGTCCGCCTACCATGCCTTTGCGCAGGCGCGCGATGTCGGTCATGCCGGCCGTCTTGCGGCGCAGATCATACGCCACCACATCGAGCGGATCCTTCGCCGCTTCACGCATCGCCCACGGCAGATCGTTGTGTCCGTCCACCAGCGGCGTGTTCCGCAACAGCTTGCGCACGTACGTAAGGCGGGCCTCGAGCGACGCATCCTTAATCGAGATCGCCGGGGCCGCCGGCTTCTTGGTGGCGGCCTGCGCCGCGGCCGTCGTGGGCAGGCTCATCGCCAACCCAAGACTCGTCACCACGAACCCAATACGGCGTGTCAGCATCCGAGTCGCTCCAGATAGTGTGGCAGCATCTTGCGCCACCACGGCCAGTCGTGGTTCACGTCATGCCCCCACAGGTCGAAGGTATGTCCGATCTGCTTGCGATCGAGCAGGTCGTGGAACACGCGCGTCGCGTCGGGCTTTTCGTACGCGCCCTGCCCAGCCACGATCGCAATCCGCGTGTGATGCCGCAGCGTATCGAGGGCGCCGCCCTCCATGTTCGCCACGTACCACATCGGGTTGTTGAAATAGCAGTTGTCGTCGGTGTAGCCCTTGAAGTAGCTCGGCGACAAATCGTAGAAGCCGCTCATGCCGATCAGTCCGCCAAAGAGATCGGGGCGACGGAACAGCGCGTTCGCGGCGTGGAAGCAGCCGAAGCTGGCGCCGGTGGTAATCGCGCGCGCCTGCCCGTCACCGCAGACATGGCGGATGTACGGCACGACTTCGTCTTCGATGTAGCGCGAGTACAGCGCCTGACGTCGGCCGGCTTCCGGCACCGGCAAGCTACGGTCCATCCACGCGAGCTTGTTGATGCTGTCGATCGAGAACACGCGAATGCGCCCCTGCATGAGCAGCGGCTCGATCGCTTTGATCAACCAGAAGCGCTCGTTCTCCAGAAAGTCGGCGGCGGCCGTGGGGAAGAGCAGGATGGGCTGACCACGCCATCCGTACGACACGATCGGCATTTCCAGACCGAGCGCGGGGCTGCGCCAACGATCAATCCGTTTGGGCAGCGAGGGGTCGACAAACTGTGGGGACATGCTGGGGAAAGCTCACCCGAGTGCCGCATCGGGGCCAGTGCAACCGGGGCGGACCGTTGCCAGCCGGTGACCGTTCCGTGGTCATTTGCGCGCCGGTTCGGTACCACAGCGCCTCAGGTTGAACTGTCCGAGCATACAGCCACGGACGTCACCGACCACTGGAGGCCACATGCTCGCTCGCGCATTCGACGCGTCGAACACCCCCTACCTGACGCCGGCTGGCGACGGATCGCACACGGTCGCGCCACTCGAGGCCGACGTCTTCCCACACCACGTGGACGGCATCCCACCCGGCATCGTCGAGACGGGCAAGTACGTGCTGCGCTTCGCGTGGTCCCGCCAGGATCTGCACGCGGTGCAGTCGCTGCGATACCGGGTGTTCTGCGAAGAGCTCGGTGAAGGAGCGCACGACGCCACGACGGCGACAACGACGACGGCGGCGCGTGAGGCGGATGAACGGGATCCCTGGTTTCACCACCTCATGATCTGCGAACGCAGTTCGGGAGTCGTGGTCGGCACCTACCGTTTGC belongs to Gemmatimonas sp. and includes:
- a CDS encoding alpha/beta hydrolase-fold protein; the protein is MSPQFVDPSLPKRIDRWRSPALGLEMPIVSYGWRGQPILLFPTAAADFLENERFWLIKAIEPLLMQGRIRVFSIDSINKLAWMDRSLPVPEAGRRQALYSRYIEDEVVPYIRHVCGDGQARAITTGASFGCFHAANALFRRPDLFGGLIGMSGFYDLSPSYFKGYTDDNCYFNNPMWYVANMEGGALDTLRHHTRIAIVAGQGAYEKPDATRVFHDLLDRKQIGHTFDLWGHDVNHDWPWWRKMLPHYLERLGC
- a CDS encoding dipeptidase; the protein is MLTRRIGFVVTSLGLAMSLPTTAAAQAATKKPAAPAISIKDASLEARLTYVRKLLRNTPLVDGHNDLPWAMREAAKDPLDVVAYDLRRKTAGMTDIARLRKGMVGGQFWSVYIPGEVRDSGYARIQLEQIDIAKRTIARYPDVFVPAFTAADVRKAYAQGKIGSLLGMEGGHAIENSLGALRSYYELGARYMTLTHNVTLDWADAANDVPRNNGLTAFGKEVVREMNRLGMMVDLAHTSPAVMSQALSVSEAPVIWSHAAARGVTDVPRNVPDSILSRLPKNGGVVMMTFVPGFVSQSVANYGAQVTAIRDSLIKRFPNDNDSQFKAFAPWRQAHPTPIATISDVADHLDHIKKIAGAAHVGIGGDFDGITETVQGLEDVSTYPTLFAELLKRGWTDAELKGLAGENVLRALKGAESVSALLRKTRPASTKTIQQLDGRRK